In Salinibacterium sp. ZJ70, one DNA window encodes the following:
- a CDS encoding alpha/beta hydrolase, with product MRRRAWASALAALTVASLLTGCVSWFQGNRAPTTSTPTLEQVDAALEPFYHQVVSWTGCGGGLQCASVTAPMDWDDPAGATISLALARQYATGGEPRGSLLVNPGGPGASGVEFVRESLDYSASEALRREYSVVGFDPRGVGASTAVSCASDSRELDAFFYGDLREITAAPEGSDEWIAASRAEAQAFGSACLEHTGDLLAHVDTVSAARDLDLLRAVLGDEKLTYLGFSYGTYLGATYAELFPDRAGRLVLDGAIDPSTSEADVTLTQARGFEAALDAYLTDCLGREGCPFSGSVEAARATIADLLAQLDENPPAAEDGRLLWAGTMTTAIILPLYNESNWTFLDDLFSETLDGGTETAFFLADYYNDRGAGGRYTSNSSEAFVAINCLDYASDGDPERMRAQAAVLAAEAPIFGPWMSYGGTTCAEWPFVSDKERREIHAPGAPDILVVGTTGDPATPYEWAVALADQLDRGHLVTFQGEGHTAYAASECVTDVVDAFLISGTVPADDPMC from the coding sequence ATGAGGCGTCGCGCGTGGGCGTCCGCTCTCGCCGCGCTCACGGTCGCGAGCCTGCTCACGGGGTGCGTGTCCTGGTTCCAGGGCAACCGCGCACCGACGACCTCCACGCCCACTCTCGAGCAGGTCGATGCGGCGCTCGAGCCGTTCTATCACCAGGTCGTCTCGTGGACCGGGTGCGGGGGAGGGCTGCAGTGCGCGTCCGTCACCGCGCCCATGGACTGGGACGACCCGGCCGGTGCCACGATCTCTCTCGCTCTCGCGCGACAGTATGCGACCGGCGGCGAACCGCGAGGCTCGCTCCTCGTGAACCCCGGTGGGCCGGGGGCCTCGGGCGTCGAGTTCGTGCGGGAGTCGCTCGACTACTCCGCGAGTGAGGCGCTGCGGCGCGAGTACTCGGTCGTGGGCTTCGATCCCCGCGGCGTGGGTGCGTCGACCGCGGTGTCGTGCGCCTCGGATTCGCGTGAGCTCGATGCGTTCTTCTACGGCGACCTGCGTGAGATCACCGCGGCGCCCGAGGGCTCCGACGAGTGGATCGCCGCCTCCCGGGCGGAGGCGCAGGCTTTCGGCTCGGCGTGCCTCGAGCACACGGGCGACCTTCTCGCGCACGTCGACACCGTGAGTGCGGCCCGCGACCTCGATCTGCTGCGTGCCGTGCTCGGCGACGAGAAGCTCACCTACCTCGGTTTCTCGTACGGCACCTACCTGGGCGCGACATACGCGGAGCTGTTCCCGGATCGCGCGGGACGCCTCGTGCTCGACGGCGCGATCGATCCGTCGACGAGCGAAGCCGATGTGACCCTCACACAGGCGCGCGGCTTCGAGGCCGCGCTCGACGCATACCTCACCGACTGCCTGGGCCGCGAGGGGTGCCCCTTCTCGGGGTCGGTGGAGGCAGCACGTGCGACGATCGCGGATCTGCTCGCGCAGCTCGACGAGAACCCGCCTGCCGCGGAGGACGGCCGTCTGCTGTGGGCGGGCACGATGACGACGGCGATCATCCTGCCGCTCTACAACGAGAGCAACTGGACCTTCCTCGACGACCTGTTCTCCGAGACGCTCGACGGCGGCACTGAGACCGCGTTCTTCCTCGCGGACTACTACAACGATCGCGGGGCAGGCGGGCGCTACACGTCCAACAGTTCGGAGGCGTTCGTGGCGATCAACTGCCTCGACTACGCGAGCGACGGCGACCCCGAGCGGATGCGCGCGCAGGCCGCGGTGCTCGCGGCGGAGGCGCCGATCTTCGGACCATGGATGTCGTACGGCGGCACGACGTGCGCCGAGTGGCCATTCGTCTCCGACAAGGAGCGTCGCGAGATCCACGCCCCCGGTGCTCCCGACATCCTCGTCGTCGGCACCACGGGCGACCCGGCGACGCCGTACGAGTGGGCCGTCGCGCTCGCCGACCAGCTCGACCGCGGCCACCTCGTGACCTTCCAGGGTGAGGGCCACACCGCCTACGCGGCGAGCGAATGCGTCACGGATGTGGTCGACGCGTTCCTCATCTCGGGCACGGTGCCAGCCGACGACCCCATGTGCTGA
- a CDS encoding D-alanyl-D-alanine carboxypeptidase/D-alanyl-D-alanine-endopeptidase, whose product MTDEQPLSRRDAREARKAAGFPAAADTSADSLGAVPAPTSGEPQTPLTPTDAPTTAFPTAGDAVTGEPQPWDQPTVLAPTVAWPAGMAVSPSAAPSTPPAPADPTLVLPADAGATQLLGATQLLGADPTAAAADSGEGQKTDASTGGIGAFFRKHPTAWIATASAVAFALLGTGAVFAGIAVASADAGPVATPTPTVTEEPARAVSDLPATASRLRTCSIAGPAADGRLATLYGSIMRADTGEVLFDRNASAAAPPASVLKLFTAAAAVGALGPDFRIRTSVVDGSTPGAVVLVGRGDATLSALPVGQESAYAGAPKLQTLAEQTIASYAARFGEDDEIVPISSVVLDASYWNPGDSWEPSWREDQRSRGYQSAATALQVDGDRADPRRDVSPRGSDPIATAGEKFIQALRAADPTGDFVADEVTTSTGSAVSQNELAFVESQPVRTLVSQMLLPSDNTLGEMLARIVSREAGQGGSAASLQSAIVGQLGRWGVPQAGIVIKDGSGLSPQNAVPASAVSTLLRAVHSGVDGLDVVRDGLSIAGQSGTLRERFTGADAVGRGNVAAKSGMIRGSYTLAGQLTSEDGTPLVFTFYAAGEGVGDDARKAIDSLTTAALRCGDNLSNH is encoded by the coding sequence GTGACCGACGAGCAACCGCTGTCGCGCCGCGACGCCCGCGAGGCGCGCAAGGCGGCCGGATTCCCCGCCGCAGCCGACACCTCCGCAGACTCCCTCGGCGCGGTGCCCGCGCCGACATCCGGCGAGCCCCAGACGCCCCTCACTCCCACCGACGCGCCCACGACGGCCTTCCCGACCGCGGGAGACGCCGTGACGGGCGAGCCGCAGCCCTGGGATCAGCCGACGGTGCTCGCACCGACCGTCGCGTGGCCTGCGGGAATGGCCGTGAGCCCCAGTGCGGCTCCGTCGACGCCCCCCGCACCTGCAGACCCCACCCTGGTGCTGCCCGCGGATGCCGGCGCCACCCAGCTGCTCGGCGCCACCCAGCTTCTCGGCGCCGATCCCACGGCGGCCGCCGCCGACTCCGGGGAGGGCCAGAAGACCGATGCCTCCACGGGCGGCATCGGCGCGTTCTTCCGCAAGCACCCGACGGCATGGATCGCCACCGCGTCGGCTGTCGCCTTCGCCCTGCTCGGCACGGGTGCCGTGTTCGCGGGTATCGCTGTCGCCTCGGCGGATGCCGGGCCCGTCGCCACTCCCACGCCCACGGTCACCGAGGAGCCCGCGCGCGCTGTCTCCGACCTCCCCGCCACGGCGAGCCGCCTGCGCACCTGCTCGATCGCCGGGCCCGCCGCCGACGGCCGCCTCGCCACCCTCTACGGCTCGATCATGCGCGCCGACACCGGCGAGGTCCTGTTCGACCGCAACGCATCGGCGGCGGCACCCCCCGCCTCCGTGCTCAAGCTCTTCACCGCTGCCGCGGCCGTGGGCGCTCTCGGCCCCGATTTCCGCATCCGCACGAGCGTCGTCGACGGATCCACCCCCGGCGCGGTCGTGCTCGTGGGGCGCGGCGACGCGACGCTGTCGGCGCTTCCCGTCGGCCAGGAGAGCGCGTACGCGGGTGCACCCAAGCTCCAGACCCTCGCCGAGCAGACCATCGCGAGCTACGCCGCCCGGTTCGGCGAGGACGACGAGATCGTCCCGATCTCGAGCGTCGTCCTCGACGCGAGCTACTGGAACCCGGGGGACTCGTGGGAGCCGTCCTGGCGTGAGGATCAGCGCTCACGCGGCTACCAGTCGGCGGCGACCGCGCTGCAGGTCGACGGCGACCGCGCCGACCCCCGCCGGGACGTGTCCCCGCGCGGCTCCGACCCCATCGCGACGGCGGGCGAGAAGTTCATCCAGGCGCTGCGTGCAGCCGACCCCACGGGTGACTTCGTCGCCGACGAGGTCACGACCTCCACCGGCAGCGCCGTGAGCCAGAACGAGCTCGCCTTCGTCGAGTCGCAGCCGGTGCGCACCCTCGTGTCGCAGATGCTGCTGCCGAGCGACAACACGCTCGGCGAGATGCTCGCGCGCATCGTGTCGCGCGAAGCCGGGCAGGGTGGCAGCGCCGCCTCGCTGCAGAGTGCCATCGTCGGCCAGCTCGGCCGCTGGGGCGTGCCGCAGGCGGGCATCGTCATCAAGGACGGATCGGGCCTCTCCCCGCAGAACGCGGTGCCCGCGTCGGCGGTGTCGACGCTCCTGCGTGCCGTGCACTCCGGTGTCGACGGCCTCGACGTCGTGCGCGATGGGCTGTCGATCGCCGGCCAGTCCGGCACGCTCCGCGAGCGCTTCACGGGCGCCGACGCCGTCGGACGCGGCAACGTCGCAGCGAAGTCCGGCATGATCCGCGGCTCCTACACGCTCGCGGGCCAGCTCACCTCGGAAGACGGGACGCCCCTCGTCTTCACCTTCTATGCGGCAGGCGAAGGCGTCGGCGACGACGCCCGCAAGGCCATCGACTCGCTCACCACTGCGGCGCTGCGCTGCGGGGACAACCTCTCCAACCACTGA
- a CDS encoding MMPL family transporter: protein MSRHAAETTTTDANPETTSTRRAPLTRVLRILLPAVLILVWLAAAGVGGPYFGKIGEVSSNTQSDYLPDSADATRVTELQKEFAGSNEIPAIVVFARDGGLTDADNAYIEDALAEIADFPGVGELSPAIPSEDGAAVEVFVPIDADGEIKEPVEEIRALFADAPDGLEAAVTGPAGFSTDLAAAFTGIDGLLLLVALSAVFLILLIVYRSPLLPVLVLSTAVFALAAAILLVWWLAKAEIVQINGQVQGILFILVIGAATDYSLLYVARFREALRTYEDRWDATKAAVKGSIEPIVASGGTVIAGLLCLLFSDLNSNRSLGPVGSIGIVFAMLAALTLLPAFLFWAGRVAFWPFRPKVGTAEKDSKLWMRVAKLVSTRPRTVWITSTLVLLIAAVGVTQLKADGVAQSDLILTESQARDGQELLGEHFPGGSGSPAVIVGPESDLDALADAALALDGIDSVVVLSDDSPTGTIPAGSDAEPLPIPGAEAFEPTVVDGEVLLQATLSSAADSADAEKTVRELREAVKDVDADAIVGGVTATAIDTNDTSIHDRNLIIPIILVVIFLILMLLLRSIVAPLLLIGTVVVSFAAALGVSALVFNHLFGFPGADPAVPLYAFVFLVALGVDYNIFLMTRVREETLVHGAHHGITRGLIVTGSVITSAGVVLAATFAALGVIPILFLAQIAFIVAFGVLVDTIIVRSLLVPAAGHDLGRTLWWPSKLFKGAHGD, encoded by the coding sequence GTGAGCCGGCACGCCGCGGAGACCACCACCACCGACGCGAACCCCGAGACCACGTCCACCCGCCGCGCGCCCCTCACGCGCGTCCTGCGGATCCTCCTCCCCGCCGTCCTCATCCTGGTGTGGCTTGCCGCAGCGGGAGTCGGCGGCCCCTACTTCGGCAAGATCGGCGAGGTCTCGTCGAACACCCAGTCCGACTATCTGCCCGACAGCGCTGACGCGACGCGCGTCACCGAGCTGCAGAAGGAGTTCGCGGGCTCGAACGAGATCCCCGCGATCGTCGTGTTCGCGCGTGACGGCGGCCTGACCGACGCCGACAACGCCTACATCGAGGACGCGCTCGCCGAGATCGCCGACTTCCCCGGGGTCGGCGAGCTGAGCCCGGCGATCCCATCGGAGGACGGCGCGGCCGTCGAGGTGTTCGTGCCGATCGACGCCGACGGCGAGATCAAGGAGCCCGTGGAGGAGATCCGCGCGCTCTTCGCCGACGCACCGGACGGGCTCGAAGCCGCCGTCACCGGCCCCGCCGGCTTCTCGACCGACCTGGCCGCCGCATTCACGGGCATCGACGGCCTTCTGCTGCTCGTCGCCCTCTCCGCGGTGTTCCTGATCCTGCTGATCGTCTACCGCTCGCCGCTGCTGCCGGTGCTCGTGTTGAGCACCGCGGTGTTCGCGCTCGCGGCCGCGATCCTGCTCGTGTGGTGGCTCGCGAAGGCCGAGATCGTGCAGATCAACGGGCAGGTGCAGGGCATCCTGTTCATCCTCGTGATCGGCGCGGCGACCGACTACTCGCTGCTGTATGTCGCGCGCTTCCGTGAGGCTCTGCGCACCTACGAGGACCGCTGGGATGCCACCAAGGCCGCCGTGAAGGGGTCGATCGAGCCGATCGTCGCCTCCGGCGGAACCGTCATCGCGGGCCTCCTGTGCCTGCTCTTCAGCGACCTCAACTCGAACCGCTCGCTCGGGCCCGTGGGCTCGATCGGCATCGTGTTCGCGATGCTCGCCGCCCTCACTCTGCTGCCGGCGTTCCTCTTCTGGGCAGGTCGTGTCGCGTTCTGGCCGTTCCGGCCGAAGGTCGGCACGGCCGAGAAGGACTCCAAGCTCTGGATGCGCGTCGCGAAGCTCGTCTCGACTCGCCCGCGCACCGTGTGGATCACCTCGACGCTCGTGCTGCTCATCGCCGCGGTCGGCGTCACGCAGCTGAAGGCCGACGGCGTCGCGCAGTCCGACCTCATCCTCACCGAGTCGCAGGCGCGTGACGGCCAGGAGCTGCTCGGGGAGCACTTCCCGGGCGGATCCGGCAGCCCCGCCGTGATCGTCGGGCCCGAGTCCGATCTCGACGCCCTCGCGGACGCCGCGCTCGCGCTCGACGGCATCGATTCCGTCGTGGTGCTCTCGGACGACAGCCCGACCGGCACGATCCCCGCCGGATCCGACGCCGAGCCGCTGCCGATCCCCGGAGCGGAGGCGTTCGAGCCCACCGTCGTCGACGGCGAGGTGCTGCTGCAGGCGACCCTCAGCTCGGCAGCCGACTCGGCGGACGCCGAGAAGACGGTGCGCGAGCTGCGCGAGGCCGTCAAGGATGTCGACGCGGATGCGATCGTCGGCGGGGTGACCGCGACGGCGATCGACACGAATGACACGTCGATCCACGACCGCAACCTGATCATCCCGATCATCCTCGTGGTGATCTTCCTGATCCTCATGCTGCTGCTGCGCTCCATCGTGGCGCCGCTGCTGCTCATCGGAACGGTGGTCGTGTCGTTCGCCGCGGCGCTCGGGGTCTCGGCGCTCGTGTTCAACCACCTCTTCGGCTTCCCCGGCGCGGATCCTGCGGTGCCGCTGTACGCGTTCGTGTTCCTGGTCGCGCTCGGAGTGGATTACAACATCTTCCTGATGACGCGTGTGCGCGAGGAGACTCTCGTTCACGGCGCCCACCACGGCATCACGCGCGGCCTCATCGTGACGGGATCCGTGATCACCTCGGCGGGTGTCGTGCTGGCCGCGACATTCGCCGCTCTCGGCGTCATCCCGATCCTGTTCCTGGCGCAGATCGCCTTCATCGTGGCGTTCGGCGTGCTCGTGGACACGATCATCGTGCGGTCGCTTCTGGTGCCCGCCGCGGGGCACGACCTGGGCCGGACGCTGTGGTGGCCATCGAAGCTCTTCAAGGGCGCCCACGGCGACTGA
- a CDS encoding Gfo/Idh/MocA family protein produces the protein MTALRWGILGTGGIARLFTADLNTAGLTVAAVGSRTQASADAFAAEFGIPAAHGSYEALAADPDVDVIYISTPHPFHAEGAALALEHGKHVLVEKPFTLNAEEAERVVAIAARKGLVVLEAMWTRWLPHMVRVRELIASGLLGDVRTLIADHTQKLPTDPAHRIQSPELGGGALLDLGIYPVSFAWGLFGQPIAVHAISSPTPTGVDRQTAIILGFEGGRQAVLHTQLDARGPNTAVILGTEARIEIDAVWYTPTSFRVIDNANNVLESYTSEVAGRGMQYQAIALEQMVAAGQTSTDVLPPAESIGIMATLDEVRRQIGLRYPSE, from the coding sequence ATGACTGCACTGCGCTGGGGCATCCTCGGAACCGGCGGCATCGCCCGCCTCTTCACCGCCGACCTGAACACCGCCGGCCTCACGGTCGCGGCCGTCGGATCCCGCACCCAAGCGTCCGCCGACGCATTCGCGGCAGAGTTCGGCATCCCCGCAGCGCACGGCAGCTACGAAGCGCTCGCCGCCGATCCGGATGTCGACGTCATCTACATCTCCACCCCGCACCCGTTCCACGCGGAGGGCGCCGCGCTCGCACTCGAGCACGGCAAGCATGTGCTCGTCGAGAAGCCGTTCACCCTGAACGCCGAGGAGGCCGAGCGCGTCGTCGCGATCGCGGCACGCAAGGGCCTCGTCGTGCTCGAGGCGATGTGGACCCGCTGGCTGCCGCACATGGTGCGCGTGCGCGAACTGATCGCCTCAGGACTGCTCGGAGACGTGCGCACCCTCATCGCCGATCACACGCAGAAGCTGCCCACGGATCCCGCCCACCGCATCCAGTCGCCCGAGCTCGGCGGCGGCGCCCTGCTCGACCTCGGCATCTACCCCGTCTCGTTCGCGTGGGGCCTCTTCGGCCAGCCGATCGCCGTGCACGCCATCTCGTCGCCCACGCCGACGGGCGTCGACCGCCAGACCGCGATCATCCTCGGCTTCGAGGGCGGGCGGCAGGCGGTGCTGCACACGCAGCTCGACGCGCGCGGCCCCAACACGGCGGTCATCCTGGGTACGGAGGCTCGGATCGAGATCGACGCCGTCTGGTACACGCCCACGTCATTCCGGGTGATCGACAACGCGAACAACGTGCTCGAGAGCTACACGTCCGAGGTCGCGGGACGCGGCATGCAGTATCAGGCGATCGCGCTCGAGCAGATGGTCGCCGCAGGGCAGACCTCGACCGACGTGCTGCCGCCCGCCGAGTCCATCGGCATCATGGCGACGCTCGACGAAGTCCGCCGCCAGATCGGTCTGCGCTACCCGTCGGAATGA
- a CDS encoding isochorismatase family protein, with the protein MTRALLVIDVQNDFTEGGALGVDGGSAVAQGITEYLEANRDRYQYVIASRDWHNGDDDNGGHFAVDAAPDFVDTWPAHCVAGTRGAEYHPALDTSLIDLHVQKGQGKPAYSIFEGTLDDGAAFAEELGRLGVTSVDVVGIATDYCVRASALDALAAGLDVSVLSDLTAPVDPVTGARALAEVGEAGAHVAVSA; encoded by the coding sequence ATGACGCGTGCACTTCTCGTGATCGACGTGCAGAACGACTTCACCGAAGGCGGTGCGCTCGGCGTCGACGGCGGCAGCGCGGTCGCGCAGGGCATCACCGAATACCTCGAGGCCAACCGCGACCGCTATCAGTACGTCATCGCCTCGCGCGATTGGCACAACGGCGACGACGACAACGGCGGGCACTTCGCCGTCGATGCGGCTCCCGACTTCGTCGACACCTGGCCCGCGCACTGCGTCGCGGGCACGCGGGGGGCCGAGTATCACCCCGCGCTCGACACCTCGCTCATCGACCTGCACGTGCAGAAGGGCCAGGGCAAGCCCGCCTATTCGATCTTCGAGGGCACGCTCGACGACGGCGCCGCATTCGCGGAGGAGCTGGGACGCCTGGGGGTCACGAGCGTCGACGTCGTCGGCATCGCCACCGACTACTGTGTGCGGGCATCGGCGCTCGATGCGCTCGCCGCGGGGCTCGACGTCAGCGTGCTCTCCGACCTCACGGCCCCCGTGGATCCTGTGACGGGCGCCCGCGCGCTCGCCGAGGTCGGCGAGGCCGGCGCGCACGTGGCGGTGTCGGCGTGA